One part of the Sorangiineae bacterium MSr11954 genome encodes these proteins:
- a CDS encoding DUF6531 domain-containing protein: MGRPLRARSEDALRFVGDPVDVITGALVEATYDFRLEAPFPFEFVRHYSSANGDRHRGLGWGHRHDLDHELEFTYHHTVRYTAPDGTQITFPLLRADGERAATLGYQLERVRSNGYRVHLPDEELGVLEFELARPDWPARLVAIAHPAGTTRLDYDPATGLLSFITDSLGRTVRIHWTTFSDPRRRGATYPQMASFVLLASPSPVSSVSSATSASSAKDELLLTYHYDAHGHLIGGTDRYRHSFAFEYDARSRMTKLVDRRGYAFQYAYDSRGRCVYSGAVDGVEQVKLEYLDGATIVTLADGGQWLYEHPNGFLERILDPYGGEHRRELDADGALAAETDAAGRRFEIVRDDAGKALGRRDSVGELWPLDEAPEEPEHFVPSNAREWEYGAIPPDTYGLPIRRHLEIDGLPAHVVDALTPKATGDTSIDFADRWKETTVKDVQGLALRAERLDGSRCSWSYDASANCTRYTDFDGSTWRTSFVSWNRIYQITNPLGIVTEHVHSRRLELLRVIDASGLTIDFDYDLKNRVTGIRRDGVVEETYAYDASDELVEKLDARGHWLLRIEREDEGRRETLHLASGEKQELVYTPARQLASATVEGADGTKDAYDFAYDTSGRRTRDVRNAAGVRRRFVSDGLAEVEVLGRFVTHYARGERNTLAIVDPTGAAHVVQSCDGGVVRRTMSNGVTEVSHYHPHGYCLAKFAYTSQQPPWSRFYERSREGNLLASHDSARGVHRYSYDAAHRLVGETLPDGTTGTFRYSNGGTLIESPQLRGATISGQRLFDANGSRLEYDHRDSICARRTPAGTFRLTHDASDQLVAIEEPSFGKWSARYDMLGRRIESTFNGQTTTFYWDTDRLAAEVLPDGRLRVYVYADEIALTPVSFIDYASVDAEPESGTRYFVLANHLGAPEVVQDDTGTVVWRGRYEAYGTVHVEVGADFHQPLRWPGHYFDGATGLHYARFRYYSPELGQFLQSDPQGISGGYDLHGYAEGNPLLYVDVQGLSAQCPKTKPAAKKKQGRPKTKGAKPPAKKKPKSARESLPKSRQKHYRDKIKAAKGNRKKQDDARYDWYKEGFKKKNPGGKPMSRKEWDASAEQARSNRRKGTAMESKSRAALEKTTGRKLEDNNSPPGGKKPAEKYGTRPDSVGRNEDGKVDFTHDNKHFTGGKDGKGNQVQNNDAQMQAQRQMAKDNGGEHHVTLSSDNPSLKGDPPQPRPSGPLGKESNVHYYDKNEDKITHTWNSEMGEWEP; encoded by the coding sequence ATGGGCCGGCCCCTTCGCGCGCGATCCGAGGATGCGCTCCGCTTCGTCGGCGATCCCGTCGACGTGATCACGGGCGCCTTGGTCGAGGCCACCTACGACTTTCGCCTGGAAGCGCCGTTTCCCTTCGAGTTCGTGCGGCACTACAGCAGCGCCAACGGAGACCGCCATCGCGGCCTCGGCTGGGGGCACCGGCACGATCTCGATCACGAGCTGGAGTTTACGTACCATCACACGGTCCGCTACACCGCGCCCGACGGCACGCAAATCACGTTTCCCCTTTTGCGGGCGGACGGCGAACGCGCCGCCACCCTCGGATACCAGCTCGAACGGGTGCGCTCGAACGGGTACCGGGTGCACCTGCCCGACGAAGAACTGGGCGTGCTCGAGTTCGAGCTCGCGCGCCCCGACTGGCCCGCCCGCCTGGTGGCGATCGCGCACCCCGCGGGCACCACGCGGCTCGATTACGACCCAGCCACCGGGCTTTTGAGCTTCATCACCGATTCGCTCGGTCGCACGGTGCGCATCCACTGGACGACCTTCTCCGATCCGCGAAGGCGCGGGGCGACGTACCCGCAAATGGCGTCGTTCGTTCTTTTGGCGTCGCCGTCGCCCGTGTCGTCCGTGTCGTCTGCAACATCCGCATCGTCCGCCAAGGACGAGCTGCTGCTGACGTACCACTACGATGCCCATGGCCATTTGATCGGCGGCACCGATCGTTATCGCCATTCGTTCGCCTTCGAATACGACGCGCGCTCCCGCATGACGAAGCTGGTCGACCGGCGCGGCTATGCCTTCCAGTACGCGTACGACAGCCGCGGGCGCTGCGTCTACTCCGGCGCGGTGGACGGGGTCGAGCAGGTGAAGCTCGAGTACCTCGACGGCGCCACCATCGTGACCCTCGCCGACGGCGGACAGTGGCTCTACGAGCACCCCAACGGCTTCTTGGAGCGCATCCTCGATCCGTATGGCGGGGAACACCGGCGCGAGCTGGACGCGGACGGCGCCCTCGCGGCCGAGACCGACGCGGCGGGCCGCCGGTTCGAAATCGTGCGCGACGATGCGGGCAAGGCGCTCGGCCGCCGCGACTCGGTCGGGGAGCTCTGGCCGCTCGACGAAGCCCCGGAGGAGCCGGAGCACTTCGTCCCGTCGAACGCGCGCGAGTGGGAATACGGCGCCATCCCCCCCGACACCTATGGTTTGCCCATCCGGCGGCACCTCGAGATCGACGGGCTGCCGGCGCATGTCGTGGACGCGCTCACGCCCAAGGCGACCGGCGACACGAGCATCGACTTCGCGGACCGCTGGAAGGAGACGACGGTCAAAGACGTGCAGGGGCTCGCCCTTCGCGCCGAGCGGCTCGATGGTTCGCGCTGCTCGTGGTCCTACGACGCCTCGGCCAACTGCACCCGCTACACGGACTTCGACGGATCGACCTGGCGCACGAGCTTCGTCTCGTGGAATCGGATCTACCAAATCACCAATCCGCTCGGCATCGTCACCGAGCATGTGCACTCGCGGCGGCTCGAGCTCTTGCGGGTGATCGACGCCAGCGGGCTCACGATCGACTTCGACTACGACTTGAAGAACCGGGTGACGGGCATCCGGCGCGATGGGGTCGTGGAGGAGACCTACGCGTACGACGCCAGCGACGAGCTGGTCGAAAAGCTGGATGCGCGCGGGCATTGGCTGCTTCGCATCGAGCGCGAGGACGAAGGGCGGCGCGAGACCCTCCACCTGGCGAGCGGCGAGAAGCAGGAGCTGGTCTACACCCCCGCGCGCCAGCTGGCGTCGGCCACCGTCGAAGGGGCGGATGGGACGAAGGACGCGTACGACTTTGCGTACGATACGTCGGGGCGGCGGACGCGCGATGTGCGCAATGCTGCGGGCGTGCGCCGCCGGTTCGTCTCCGACGGGCTGGCCGAGGTGGAGGTGCTGGGGAGGTTCGTCACGCACTATGCGCGGGGCGAGCGGAACACCTTGGCGATCGTGGACCCGACCGGCGCCGCCCACGTGGTGCAGTCGTGCGACGGTGGTGTGGTCCGGCGCACCATGTCGAACGGCGTGACGGAGGTGAGCCACTACCACCCTCACGGCTACTGCCTCGCCAAGTTTGCCTATACGTCGCAGCAGCCGCCGTGGTCGCGCTTCTACGAGCGCTCGCGCGAGGGCAACCTGCTGGCGAGCCATGACAGCGCGCGCGGCGTCCACCGCTATTCCTACGATGCGGCGCATCGCCTCGTCGGCGAAACGCTCCCGGATGGCACGACGGGGACGTTCCGTTATTCGAACGGCGGCACGCTCATCGAGAGCCCCCAGCTCCGGGGCGCGACCATCAGCGGCCAGCGGCTCTTCGACGCCAACGGGAGCCGTCTCGAATACGATCACCGCGACAGCATTTGCGCGCGCCGCACGCCGGCCGGGACCTTTCGCCTGACGCACGATGCGTCGGACCAGCTCGTCGCCATCGAGGAGCCCTCGTTCGGAAAATGGTCGGCCCGATACGACATGCTCGGCCGGCGCATCGAGAGCACGTTCAACGGTCAGACCACCACGTTCTACTGGGACACGGACCGCCTCGCCGCCGAGGTCCTGCCGGACGGGCGGCTGCGCGTGTACGTCTATGCGGACGAGATCGCGCTCACGCCCGTCTCGTTCATCGACTACGCGAGCGTGGACGCGGAGCCGGAGAGCGGTACGCGCTATTTCGTGCTCGCGAACCACCTGGGCGCGCCCGAGGTCGTCCAAGACGATACGGGCACCGTGGTCTGGCGCGGCCGCTACGAGGCGTACGGCACCGTCCACGTCGAGGTGGGCGCCGATTTTCATCAGCCGCTGCGCTGGCCGGGGCACTACTTCGATGGCGCGACGGGGCTGCACTACGCGCGATTCCGCTACTACAGCCCCGAGCTGGGGCAATTTCTCCAGTCCGATCCGCAGGGGATCAGCGGCGGCTACGACCTGCACGGCTACGCCGAGGGCAACCCGCTCCTGTACGTCGATGTGCAGGGGTTGTCGGCGCAGTGCCCGAAGACCAAGCCGGCCGCGAAGAAGAAGCAGGGTCGGCCGAAGACCAAGGGCGCCAAGCCACCGGCCAAGAAGAAGCCGAAGAGCGCGCGGGAGTCGCTGCCAAAGTCGCGTCAGAAGCACTATAGGGACAAGATAAAGGCCGCCAAAGGGAATCGGAAGAAGCAGGACGATGCGCGCTACGATTGGTACAAAGAGGGGTTCAAAAAGAAGAATCCGGGCGGCAAGCCCATGTCACGGAAAGAGTGGGACGCGAGCGCCGAGCAGGCCCGTTCGAATCGCCGAAAGGGCACCGCGATGGAATCGAAGTCACGGGCCGCGCTCGAGAAGACGACCGGGCGCAAGCTGGAGGACAACAACAGCCCGCCCGGCGGCAAGAAGCCCGCGGAAAAGTACGGGACCCGCCCGGACAGCGTCGGGCGCAACGAAGACGGCAAGGTCGACTTTACGCACGACAACAAGCATTTTACGGGCGGAAAGGACGGCAAGGGCAACCAGGTGCAGAACAACGACGCGCAGATGCAGGCGCAGCGGCAGATGGCCAAGGACAACGGGGGAGAGCACCACGTGACCTTGTCGAGTGACAACCCGAGCCTGAAGGGGGATCCGCCCCAACCTCGGCCGTCCGGTCCCCTCGGGAAAGAGAGCAACGTGCACTACTACGACAAGAATGAAGACAAGATCACTCACACGTGGAACAGCGAGATGGGTGAGTGGGAGCCGTGA
- a CDS encoding Ig-like domain-containing protein: MNRRTILSFLGAPLVLACLPLAGCSDADPAARDESPSQPQALVSAQVVPSATIDSPAEGEKLPVGIVRVSGRFTQAYNLKLSIAGKVIERVHTVTNGEESGTWYYDLDTRKLDGEFQLALEAYGWTPWRTVSVDNPAANVPKVTVASPADGGTVRTRTPIRVDVDARNDIASVVVRINGGPWLTAARVSPGARAYEYSWDPTPLGDAMASIEARAVDARGNLGKSFTTYVRVGNGAVEPVQSPRQDRALWLWEPGAYSIVHNPGARRVLESFAADGKVKTVYFGVDRYTGEDMLEDFRPQVRDFVSWAHGAGLKVYALIASAARPLCLGAFTRYHGAALSEYEKVLNYDLSSNPRERFDGLNVDIEPYVCGIFDTPTQVQWLEVLQRMIQRRDTAGSGHAFGPAIPFWLDGSTVTWKGQTKTLDQHMQDLNDYVAIMSYRDSGEGMLAAGEQEIAYAATIGKPGSVLLGLEASEIASSDGDPWWISYHHVGRTYMENELAKLYAAANPRPGFGGVALEHYDSMVDQPSDWSQNPSYPPYPKDYRAPSALSDRVKATAFDSQSVDLTWGRAYDDTTVNTYNIYRSEDPNFRPCADNLIGATKDLWMSDMGLLPSTRYYYRIAAVDIAGKEGPASPPATAKTTAAEVPLRPMIVDAIELSPGATPGTAAVKVRVVDKVTGAPVVAEVHGHFTKRGGLYLDMPPTDANGWTQGTSEKLTLPSGIVGFTPKRIVAKGYYWAGAYDRVHYAESDLVSTPSPGAKAQTKPIVVTYARKDN, translated from the coding sequence ATGAATCGACGAACCATTCTTTCGTTCCTGGGGGCGCCGCTGGTCCTCGCCTGTTTGCCTCTGGCCGGCTGCAGCGACGCCGATCCCGCGGCCCGTGACGAGTCGCCATCGCAGCCGCAGGCGTTGGTGTCGGCCCAGGTCGTGCCGTCGGCCACCATCGACTCACCCGCCGAGGGCGAAAAGCTCCCGGTCGGCATCGTCCGCGTCTCCGGGCGTTTCACCCAGGCGTACAATTTGAAGCTCAGCATCGCCGGAAAGGTGATCGAGCGCGTTCATACGGTCACGAACGGGGAAGAGTCCGGTACTTGGTATTACGATCTCGACACCCGCAAGCTCGATGGCGAGTTTCAACTGGCGCTCGAAGCCTATGGCTGGACGCCATGGCGAACGGTGAGCGTCGATAACCCCGCGGCCAACGTCCCCAAGGTCACCGTCGCCAGCCCGGCAGACGGCGGAACCGTACGCACACGCACGCCCATCCGCGTCGACGTCGATGCCCGCAATGACATCGCCTCGGTGGTCGTGCGCATCAACGGCGGCCCGTGGCTCACGGCCGCGCGCGTCTCCCCCGGCGCGCGCGCCTACGAATATTCGTGGGATCCCACGCCGCTCGGCGACGCCATGGCGAGCATCGAAGCGCGCGCCGTGGATGCGCGCGGCAACCTCGGCAAGAGCTTTACGACCTATGTGCGCGTCGGCAATGGCGCGGTGGAGCCCGTCCAGTCGCCGCGTCAGGATCGCGCGCTGTGGCTGTGGGAGCCCGGCGCTTATTCGATCGTCCACAACCCGGGCGCGCGCCGGGTGCTGGAGAGCTTCGCCGCCGACGGCAAGGTGAAGACCGTCTACTTCGGCGTCGATCGCTACACCGGCGAGGACATGCTGGAAGATTTCCGGCCCCAGGTGCGCGACTTCGTCTCGTGGGCCCACGGCGCGGGCCTCAAGGTGTACGCGCTCATCGCCAGCGCCGCGCGCCCCCTGTGCCTCGGCGCGTTCACGCGCTACCACGGCGCTGCCCTGAGCGAATATGAGAAGGTGCTCAACTACGACCTTTCGTCCAATCCGCGCGAGCGGTTCGATGGATTGAATGTCGACATCGAGCCCTATGTCTGCGGCATCTTCGATACGCCCACGCAGGTGCAGTGGCTCGAGGTGCTCCAGCGCATGATCCAACGACGCGATACGGCGGGCTCCGGGCATGCGTTTGGCCCGGCCATTCCATTTTGGCTCGATGGGTCCACGGTCACCTGGAAGGGGCAAACCAAAACGTTGGATCAGCACATGCAAGATCTCAACGACTACGTCGCCATCATGTCCTACCGCGACTCGGGCGAGGGCATGCTCGCCGCCGGCGAACAGGAGATCGCGTACGCCGCGACGATCGGCAAACCCGGCTCCGTGCTGCTGGGGCTCGAGGCGAGCGAAATCGCGTCCTCGGACGGCGATCCATGGTGGATCAGCTACCATCACGTGGGGCGTACCTACATGGAAAACGAGCTGGCGAAGCTCTATGCCGCCGCCAACCCGAGGCCCGGATTCGGCGGCGTGGCCCTCGAGCATTACGACTCCATGGTCGATCAGCCGTCGGACTGGAGCCAAAATCCCAGCTACCCGCCGTACCCCAAGGATTATCGGGCGCCGTCGGCCTTGAGCGATCGGGTGAAGGCCACCGCGTTCGATTCCCAATCCGTCGATTTGACGTGGGGTCGCGCGTACGACGATACCACCGTCAACACGTACAATATTTACCGCTCCGAGGATCCGAACTTCCGCCCGTGCGCGGATAACCTCATTGGTGCCACCAAAGATCTCTGGATGAGCGACATGGGGCTATTGCCATCCACCCGCTATTACTACCGCATCGCGGCGGTGGATATCGCGGGCAAGGAAGGCCCCGCCTCGCCGCCGGCCACGGCGAAGACGACGGCGGCCGAGGTGCCGCTGCGCCCGATGATCGTCGACGCCATCGAGCTGAGCCCGGGCGCCACCCCGGGCACCGCCGCGGTGAAGGTGCGCGTGGTCGACAAAGTCACCGGCGCACCGGTGGTCGCCGAGGTGCACGGGCACTTCACGAAACGCGGAGGCCTTTACCTCGACATGCCGCCCACCGATGCAAACGGGTGGACCCAGGGCACCTCCGAAAAGTTGACCCTCCCGAGCGGCATCGTCGGCTTCACCCCGAAGCGGATCGTCGCCAAGGGGTACTACTGGGCGGGCGCCTACGATCGCGTGCACTACGCGGAGTCGGATCTGGTGAGCACCCCGTCACCGGGCGCCAAGGCCCAAACGAAGCCAATCGTCGTAACGTACGCACGCAAAGACAATTGA
- a CDS encoding AgmX/PglI C-terminal domain-containing protein, with protein MILLFGVGVASVSSLAPDALAAGKTATSSPGLSQAVIQKTVRAKFDELQKCYDDLDDQPPLRVEMHFVVGPDGKVKAGYVESVVRPAMAPCVERTMFALTFPRPAGGDVSVVYSVDFKP; from the coding sequence GTGATTCTTCTTTTCGGCGTGGGTGTCGCGAGCGTATCCAGCCTCGCGCCCGACGCCTTGGCCGCAGGAAAGACAGCCACGTCGAGCCCGGGGTTGTCGCAGGCCGTCATTCAGAAAACGGTTCGCGCAAAGTTCGACGAGCTCCAGAAATGCTATGACGATTTGGACGATCAGCCGCCGCTGCGCGTCGAAATGCACTTCGTGGTGGGCCCCGACGGCAAGGTCAAGGCCGGCTATGTCGAGTCCGTCGTTCGGCCGGCGATGGCACCTTGCGTCGAGCGCACCATGTTCGCCTTGACCTTCCCGCGCCCGGCGGGCGGCGACGTCTCCGTGGTGTACTCCGTCGACTTCAAGCCGTAG
- a CDS encoding BamA/TamA family outer membrane protein, which translates to MLKWLAGLLVLASSGMARAAPPSSASAPSAPAPSEKPAAEKPAAEKPAAEKPASEKPASKDEPPPRRYEFLPVPDLGGNSDIGVELGVDFTLARFYDDARPYKWLFSGALSTSFKSDAEDGLRMVQQYHSFRLDVPNLFGGRVRVDSRVSFTRNITARYHGLGNASTVDDLPLGDEPSRRNQYIAENVRLRSLVRVKTGTPFDAAFAAHLRYEFPTVYEGSKLAYDTRNNGIIGTENAVLGGLAVGAILDTRDNEFVPHQGVFYQMGVLGMVGSAERIAYGEASAVLSSYIPIGRFMTFASRIAGSFQFGRVPFYDLHEGGVFNRQPMLGGERGGRGVPEARYAGHAKIIANYELRTTFIPAIHVIGRKLQIGTTTFLDAGRVWNNFDSSASDGPTPGIKYGFGGGFFFVWDRSSVFRVEIAHSPSDHDPSEFPLAYYIANGLTF; encoded by the coding sequence ATGCTGAAATGGCTCGCAGGCCTCCTGGTCCTCGCGAGCTCGGGCATGGCGCGCGCCGCCCCGCCATCCTCGGCGTCCGCGCCTTCTGCGCCGGCGCCCTCGGAGAAGCCGGCCGCGGAGAAGCCGGCCGCGGAGAAGCCGGCCGCGGAGAAACCGGCCTCGGAGAAGCCGGCCTCGAAAGACGAGCCGCCCCCGCGTCGCTACGAATTCCTTCCGGTGCCGGATCTCGGAGGAAACAGCGACATCGGTGTGGAGCTCGGCGTCGACTTTACGCTCGCGCGCTTCTATGACGACGCGCGCCCGTACAAATGGCTCTTTTCGGGGGCGCTGAGCACCAGCTTCAAGAGCGACGCCGAGGACGGGCTGCGGATGGTGCAGCAGTACCACTCGTTTCGCCTGGACGTGCCCAACCTGTTCGGCGGGCGCGTTCGCGTCGATTCCCGTGTGAGCTTTACGCGCAACATCACCGCGCGCTACCACGGTCTCGGCAACGCGAGCACGGTGGACGATCTGCCCCTCGGCGACGAGCCCTCACGGCGCAACCAGTACATCGCCGAGAACGTGCGCCTCCGGTCCCTCGTGCGGGTCAAGACGGGCACCCCGTTCGATGCGGCCTTCGCGGCGCACCTCCGCTACGAATTTCCGACCGTCTACGAGGGCTCCAAGCTCGCCTACGACACACGAAACAACGGGATCATCGGGACGGAGAACGCCGTCCTCGGGGGCCTGGCGGTGGGGGCTATCCTCGATACGCGCGACAACGAGTTCGTACCGCACCAAGGCGTCTTCTATCAAATGGGCGTGCTCGGCATGGTGGGCAGCGCCGAGCGCATCGCCTATGGCGAGGCCTCCGCCGTGCTCTCGTCGTACATCCCCATCGGCCGCTTCATGACCTTCGCCAGCCGGATCGCGGGGAGCTTTCAATTCGGCCGCGTTCCTTTCTACGATCTTCACGAGGGCGGAGTGTTCAATCGCCAACCCATGTTGGGCGGTGAGCGCGGGGGCCGCGGGGTCCCCGAGGCCCGCTACGCCGGCCACGCCAAGATCATTGCCAACTACGAGCTGCGCACGACGTTCATCCCTGCCATTCACGTCATCGGCCGCAAGCTGCAAATTGGAACCACGACCTTCCTCGACGCAGGCCGCGTCTGGAACAACTTCGACTCGTCGGCCTCCGACGGCCCGACCCCCGGCATCAAATACGGCTTTGGCGGCGGCTTCTTCTTCGTCTGGGACCGCTCCAGCGTCTTCCGCGTGGAGATCGCCCACTCGCCGTCCGACCACGATCCGTCGGAGTTTCCCCTCGCGTACTACATCGCCAACGGCCTGACGTTTTGA
- a CDS encoding serine/threonine protein kinase, giving the protein MHTYKYVRDQLIPGTKYSFIRKLGEGGGGEVYEVECDFPRKRYVMKVALLDRPVTLLEEGYRREAQILARLDHPNIVDVLPGGMTTEKPQPRPYFIMKRMLGRSLADAIEAWGRPFDVRAAIGTLIPVLEAVAHAHEKGIVHRDLKPENIFLQKTSPTNPTHVMVIDFGIAHVVATLERDTEAASRKKRFMGTLRWAAPEQLRGDDPTAATDIHAVGMILYRMLANRGPLDEFEIGAPPHGNANPNANVDPEAGEAQRLLHLGRAILSESRPPVSCFVQGVPQELDDLLLRMIDPDPARRPGSAKPLIDDLRGIVNRMPVRVDDPTMADDHDTEDAPIEALLAGTHGNLTDPNEGPALVAAPVRRGLAMGHAAPAAPSRRVFSTQTDPRPPHFTSERYIERSSLRTMASRRSSAVELLDVSPESGRSDVSSVHEVPSERRARVPTAQADLSRTMRSMATAHDFRYAPPPRGEGQRRWPWILVCALALALLGTTFALWRVARSRPPSGDDRNQSSEVSRS; this is encoded by the coding sequence ATGCACACGTACAAATACGTCCGCGACCAACTCATCCCGGGCACCAAATACAGCTTCATCCGAAAGCTCGGAGAGGGCGGGGGTGGGGAGGTCTACGAGGTCGAATGCGATTTTCCGCGAAAGCGGTATGTGATGAAGGTCGCGCTGCTCGACCGGCCCGTCACCTTGCTCGAGGAGGGATACCGGCGCGAGGCGCAGATCCTGGCGCGCCTGGATCACCCGAACATCGTCGATGTTTTGCCCGGTGGAATGACCACGGAGAAGCCTCAGCCCCGGCCTTACTTCATCATGAAGCGGATGCTCGGGCGCTCGCTCGCCGACGCCATCGAGGCATGGGGGAGGCCCTTCGATGTGCGGGCCGCCATTGGCACCCTCATCCCCGTGCTCGAGGCCGTGGCCCATGCGCACGAAAAGGGCATCGTGCATCGCGACTTGAAGCCCGAGAACATTTTTCTCCAGAAGACCAGCCCCACCAACCCCACCCACGTGATGGTGATCGACTTTGGAATCGCCCACGTGGTGGCGACCCTCGAGCGGGACACCGAGGCGGCCTCGAGGAAGAAGCGCTTCATGGGCACCCTACGCTGGGCCGCGCCCGAGCAACTCCGCGGCGACGATCCCACCGCGGCCACGGATATCCACGCCGTCGGCATGATCCTGTACCGCATGCTGGCGAACCGAGGGCCGCTCGATGAGTTCGAGATCGGTGCGCCGCCGCACGGGAACGCGAACCCGAACGCGAACGTGGATCCCGAAGCCGGCGAGGCGCAGAGGCTCCTGCACCTCGGCCGCGCCATCCTCTCCGAGAGCCGCCCGCCGGTCTCGTGCTTCGTTCAAGGCGTCCCGCAAGAGCTCGACGATTTGCTCCTTCGCATGATCGATCCCGATCCCGCGAGGCGGCCGGGCAGCGCCAAGCCGCTGATCGACGATCTTCGCGGGATCGTGAACCGCATGCCCGTTCGCGTCGACGATCCCACCATGGCCGACGATCACGACACCGAGGACGCGCCCATCGAGGCTCTGCTCGCGGGCACCCACGGCAACTTGACCGATCCCAACGAGGGCCCTGCGCTCGTTGCAGCGCCGGTCAGGCGCGGGCTCGCGATGGGGCATGCGGCGCCTGCCGCTCCTTCCCGCCGCGTGTTCAGCACCCAGACCGATCCGAGGCCTCCGCACTTCACGTCGGAGCGCTACATCGAGCGCTCGAGCCTCCGCACCATGGCCTCCAGGAGGTCGAGCGCGGTGGAGCTCCTCGATGTGTCGCCCGAATCGGGGAGGAGCGACGTGAGCAGCGTGCACGAGGTGCCCTCCGAGCGCCGGGCGCGCGTCCCCACGGCCCAGGCCGATCTTTCGCGGACCATGCGATCGATGGCTACCGCGCACGATTTTCGGTATGCGCCGCCTCCGCGCGGTGAAGGACAACGTCGTTGGCCGTGGATTCTGGTGTGCGCGCTCGCTTTGGCGCTGCTCGGGACGACCTTTGCGCTTTGGCGGGTCGCGCGCTCGCGCCCTCCTTCAGGCGACGACCGGAATCAGAGCTCGGAGGTGAGCCGATCATGA
- a CDS encoding pentapeptide repeat-containing protein: MSKKKALEELRNTRVTEEFTQGVEIPGMDLTAEDLTGVLVEDLDAEGTIFRGAVLAEMRAISGHFDGANFEGACLDDGVFFSCSFEGATFTNATAQRAEITASFMDRTKADGANFEDADLSNSIFNDASLREANLKGVRAKETTFTRADLTGADLSNGNFENADFKKAKLKGVNWTGANLKGATFDPKARPA; the protein is encoded by the coding sequence ATGTCCAAGAAGAAGGCCCTCGAGGAGCTCCGAAACACCCGGGTGACCGAAGAGTTCACCCAAGGCGTCGAAATCCCGGGCATGGACCTGACGGCCGAGGACCTCACGGGCGTGCTCGTCGAAGATCTCGACGCCGAGGGCACGATCTTCCGGGGCGCCGTGTTGGCGGAGATGCGCGCCATCTCGGGCCACTTCGACGGCGCCAACTTCGAGGGCGCGTGCCTCGACGATGGCGTATTTTTCAGCTGCTCGTTCGAGGGGGCCACCTTCACCAACGCGACCGCGCAGCGCGCGGAGATCACCGCATCGTTCATGGACCGCACGAAGGCCGATGGCGCCAACTTCGAAGACGCCGATCTCTCGAACTCCATCTTCAACGATGCGTCGCTTCGCGAGGCGAACCTGAAAGGCGTACGAGCCAAGGAGACGACCTTTACGCGCGCCGATCTCACGGGCGCCGATCTCTCCAACGGAAACTTCGAAAACGCCGATTTCAAAAAGGCGAAGCTCAAAGGCGTCAATTGGACAGGCGCCAATCTCAAGGGCGCCACCTTCGACCCCAAGGCCCGCCCCGCGTAA
- a CDS encoding DUF4394 domain-containing protein, whose product MRFECKKFHMLVLIAASQVVMATFAACSNDDTTNPPGDAGLDSTTSRDAATDSSSGNDAGPTARTIFGVDAKNNLVRFQSTAPAAITTVAITGVPGVHGIDFRPSTGVLYALGTDSKIYTLNLTTGAATLVAGDAGALPDGGPVVTYPVSLDSAGSFGFDFNPAADRIRVHSSNGQNIRLHPANGEAVTPGPNYDGTLQYSDGGVVRILGSAYTNSLQARPATTTLFGIESDSKQLTQFANVDGGVVGGFAGATAVGALGISLDADGGAVGGFDIYGGVGGDAGDGGPAVNVPLEAYAALRVGGKTNLYRINLGTGAATSLGEIGHPEPLRGIAVQP is encoded by the coding sequence GTGCGCTTCGAATGCAAGAAGTTCCATATGTTGGTCCTGATTGCCGCGAGCCAGGTCGTGATGGCGACCTTTGCCGCATGCTCCAACGACGATACGACGAATCCGCCGGGGGACGCGGGCCTGGATTCGACGACGTCGCGCGATGCTGCGACCGATAGCAGCAGCGGCAACGACGCGGGGCCCACCGCGCGGACCATCTTCGGGGTGGATGCGAAGAACAACTTGGTTCGGTTCCAGAGCACGGCGCCGGCGGCGATCACCACAGTAGCCATCACCGGTGTGCCGGGTGTGCATGGCATCGATTTTCGCCCGAGCACGGGGGTCCTCTATGCGCTGGGGACGGACAGCAAGATCTACACGCTGAACCTGACCACCGGCGCGGCGACCCTCGTTGCGGGCGACGCCGGCGCTCTTCCGGATGGTGGGCCGGTCGTCACCTACCCGGTCAGCCTCGACAGCGCGGGGTCGTTCGGGTTCGACTTCAACCCGGCCGCCGATCGGATCCGCGTTCACTCGAGCAACGGCCAGAATATCCGATTGCACCCCGCCAACGGCGAGGCCGTCACCCCGGGGCCAAACTACGATGGAACGCTCCAATACAGCGACGGCGGCGTCGTGCGGATCCTCGGCTCAGCCTATACCAATAGCCTCCAAGCGAGGCCCGCCACGACCACGCTCTTTGGGATCGAGTCCGATTCGAAGCAGCTAACCCAATTTGCCAATGTCGACGGCGGCGTCGTGGGGGGATTTGCGGGCGCGACCGCCGTCGGCGCCTTGGGCATCAGCCTCGACGCCGACGGTGGCGCTGTCGGCGGCTTCGATATTTACGGAGGCGTGGGCGGCGATGCGGGGGACGGCGGACCGGCCGTGAATGTGCCGCTCGAAGCCTACGCCGCGCTTCGCGTTGGCGGAAAGACGAACCTTTACCGCATCAACCTCGGCACCGGCGCGGCGACGTCCCTCGGCGAAATCGGGCACCCCGAGCCGCTTCGCGGCATCGCCGTTCAACCCTGA